Within Candidatus Goldiibacteriota bacterium HGW-Goldbacteria-1, the genomic segment ACCGGCTTTAGCTCCGCTTACTGCGACTGCGTTAGCGGATGCGCCTTCTGCGGGAATTGTGCCGGAAGCAGTGGCTGTCCCGTAAGATGTTGTCACGTTAAGAGTGACTGTATCTCCGGTTGCGTAAGTGCCGGGAAGGGTAAATGTCGAGTGTACTCCGTCTAAAATAAAAGGAATTGTGTGTCCTGCAATTGTAACAGTTGCGTTATTAATCCAGGTATCAGTATTAGTGTCTTCAATAGTGCAGTTGGCGGTTGTCATGGTATCGGTCAGCTGAAAATTAGCCAAAATAAAAATGTCTGATGATGTGGTGGCTGCAGGCGGAGTTGGGGTAACTTCTAAGGCTGCTGCTGCCGGGCTTGCGGGAGAACACGATGATAAAGCAACTGCTAAAACAATTACAAGTACAGTTAAAAATGCTTTTTTCATAAAACCTCCTATGATTTTTTCCCTTGGGATAATATTATTAAATTCATATTAATTAGTCAAGAAAGTAAATTGACAAAGGGTATAATAAAATGAATGACGAAAGGGAATTTGAAAGCCGATAAATATATTTTAATAATTAAAAAAACACAGAAAAACGGTTATTAAGATTGACCGGTGATATAGGGGGCTGATGTAAAACCGCTATAAGTGAAAACCATATTTTGTTATTGTTTTTAGCGACACATGACGGTATTATTAATTGATATAGTCGGTAATTAAAAATATTACAGGGGTTTTATGAACTGCAGAATATGTAATAACACAGAGGGCAACAGGCAATATAATGTTAAAGAAATGATGTTTGGCATAAATGAATCTTTTTCGTACTTCAAGTGCGCTAAGTGCGGCTGTTTGCAGATAGCACAGATTCCGGATGATATGAAAAAGTATTACCCTGAAAGTTATTACAGTTATTCTTCCCTTGAAAAAACACCCATATATAAAGATGTTATCACAAAGTTTACAAAGGCAAACAGGGACTTTTATACAATTACAGGCAAAGGCATTGTGGGAAGGTTATTGTCGCTGTTTAAAAAACGGGATGAATTCATGATGCTGTCAGGGCTTGGGCTTAACAGGGATTCTCGAATTATTGACGTGGGGTGCGGCAGCGGAGGGAAATTGTATTCGCTTAGAAATGCAGGGTTTAAAAATGTACTGGGTGTGGATCCGTTTATAGGCAATGAAATCATAAAATACAAAAACGGCCTTGAAATTCATAAAAAAGATATCTTTGAAGTTTCCGGGAAGTGGGACCTTATAATGCTTAACCATTCTTATGAGCACATGGAAAAACCACAGGCTGTTATGGATAAAATTTCCGGATTGTTGTCTGATAATGGAACCTGCATTATCAGGATACCGCTTTGCGATTCCTATGCTTTTGAAACATATGGCGTAAATTGGGTTCAGCTTGACGCGCCAAGGCATTTTTTCCTGCATACGGTTAAAAGCATTTCTTTAATGGCTGATACAGCACAGCTTAAGGTTAACAGGGTAAATTATGAAGGTGATGAATTTCAGTTTTGGGCAAGTGAGCAGTATATAAAAGGTGTAACTCTTACAGCGGAAAATTCTTACGCGCAAAACAGGGAAAAGTCAGGTTTTTCTGAAGCGGTAATACAAGGATATAAAGAAAAAGCACGCGGATTAAATAAAGAAGAAAAGGGAGATGCCGCCGCGTTTTATCTGGTAAAGAAATAAAGGGGGATATATGAGAACAAAGGATACTAAAAATGATCCGGTAACAGAGTTTATAAGCAAATATCCTGACGATAACCGTAAGATTCTGACAAAGATAAGGCAGGTAATAAAAAAAGCCGCGCCAAAAGCGCAGGAAGCAATGGCTTACGGGATACCCACGTTTAAACTAAACGGAAATCTGGTTCATTTTTCCGGGTTCAAAAAACACATAGGCTTTTTTCCTGCGCCATCCGCTATTATTGCTTTTAAAAAAGAACTTGCCGCGTATAAAACAACAAAAGGTACAATACAGTTCCTGCTGGACAAACCCATTCCATACATGCTTATAACGAAGATTGTAAAATACAGGGTTAAGGAAAATAATGCTTTGAATAGAAAACAGCGTGCATAATTAAAGAATGCAAAGCTCTCTGAATTACTCCTATGTTCATTTGTTTTGCCGGATAAGGTCATAACAAAAGCATAGCGTTAAACCTGCCTTATTTATGCTTGTTATGACTGCCAGCCGTGTAATAAATAATTAATGAAACTAAAACAGGCGGCGGGGCGTCTAATATTTGTAAGTAAAAAACTTTCTTGGAGGTAAATATGAAAAAGACTTTTGTAACAGGGCTGGCTGTAATTCTGTTGTTTGCTTTTACCGCTGTAGTATCAGGTGCAAATAAAGCGGACTGTAAAATGGGAAAAGGAATGGAAATGGGTCAAAAGATGGGGATGGGAATGGGCGGCGCAATGTGCCCAAAAATGCTGCTTTCAAAGGCTTCAGAACTTAACCTTTCTACAGAACAGATGGAAAAGCTTAAAAAACTTGGCGACAAAAAGCCTGTGAAGGGGTCGAAAAGGGAAGAAATGGGAAAAGTACATGAAACAATAAAGGCG encodes:
- a CDS encoding class I SAM-dependent methyltransferase — encoded protein: MNCRICNNTEGNRQYNVKEMMFGINESFSYFKCAKCGCLQIAQIPDDMKKYYPESYYSYSSLEKTPIYKDVITKFTKANRDFYTITGKGIVGRLLSLFKKRDEFMMLSGLGLNRDSRIIDVGCGSGGKLYSLRNAGFKNVLGVDPFIGNEIIKYKNGLEIHKKDIFEVSGKWDLIMLNHSYEHMEKPQAVMDKISGLLSDNGTCIIRIPLCDSYAFETYGVNWVQLDAPRHFFLHTVKSISLMADTAQLKVNRVNYEGDEFQFWASEQYIKGVTLTAENSYAQNREKSGFSEAVIQGYKEKARGLNKEEKGDAAAFYLVKK